In Streptomyces sp. NBC_00569, a single genomic region encodes these proteins:
- a CDS encoding MBL fold metallo-hydrolase — MRTTGYTAAEYGDVSVLVGAQRGAYPYGNTLLVRGTAESLVVDPSLSLVEGAPPADLVLVSHAHEDHIAGLGSYEVPVHIHEGDLGALRSREALVAGIGLPPEEVDAVDKMMRDEFHVRGRPDAEGFVDGAVYDLGGRTVTVVHLPGHTAGHSGFLIEPDGFLFVGDIDLTSFGPYYGDVGSSLVDFEASMRRCREIDARWYGTSHQKGVIEGAEEFRRRLDGFAGVVARREAVLLAFLGEPRTVEEIVEHRLVYRPHVEGPHVRPVERRTAVQHLDVLMGGGLVAEVDHGRFRAT, encoded by the coding sequence ATGCGTACCACGGGATACACAGCCGCAGAATACGGCGACGTCAGCGTGCTCGTAGGCGCCCAACGGGGTGCCTACCCGTACGGCAACACGCTGCTCGTGCGGGGCACGGCCGAATCGCTGGTCGTCGACCCGTCTCTGTCGCTCGTCGAGGGCGCGCCGCCCGCGGACCTGGTCCTCGTGAGCCATGCGCACGAGGACCACATCGCCGGTCTCGGAAGCTATGAGGTGCCGGTCCACATCCACGAAGGTGACCTCGGCGCGCTGCGGTCCCGCGAGGCTCTGGTTGCCGGGATCGGCCTGCCGCCCGAAGAGGTCGACGCCGTCGACAAGATGATGCGGGACGAGTTCCATGTGCGGGGCCGACCGGACGCGGAGGGGTTCGTGGACGGAGCCGTCTACGACCTCGGTGGCCGCACCGTGACCGTCGTGCACCTGCCCGGGCACACCGCGGGCCACAGCGGTTTCCTGATCGAGCCGGACGGTTTCCTGTTCGTGGGGGACATCGACCTGACGTCGTTCGGTCCCTACTACGGGGACGTCGGCAGCAGCCTCGTGGACTTCGAGGCGTCGATGCGCCGGTGTCGGGAGATCGACGCGCGCTGGTACGGCACATCGCACCAGAAGGGTGTGATCGAGGGTGCCGAGGAATTCCGTCGCCGGCTCGACGGCTTCGCCGGTGTGGTGGCCAGGCGCGAGGCGGTGCTGCTCGCGTTCCTCGGTGAGCCGCGGACCGTCGAGGAGATCGTCGAGCACCGGCTCGTCTACCGGCCCCATGTCGAAGGGCCGCATGTGAGGCCGGTGGAGCGGAGGACGGCGGTACAGCATCTGGACGTGCTGATGGGCGGAGGACTGGTCGCCGAGGTGGATCACGGACGGTTCCGCGCGACGTAG
- a CDS encoding FGGY-family carbohydrate kinase, producing the protein MPQSAVIGVDIGTSSSKGVLVGLDGAVLYTAVREHAVDRPAPGHVEMHADIWWDEFVSLTRELTAARDADVVAVGVSGMGPCVLLTDESDTPVRPAILYGVDTRSVPQIERLERELGADEIAHRCGSWLTTQAVGPKVAWIAEQEAELFRRARRLYMPSSWLVRKLTGAYVLDHHSASQSTPLYDTLARDWYTPWTDRIAPGIELPGLRWSGEAAGTVTAEAAHLTGLPTGIPVTTGTIDAWAEALSVGAHGIGDLMLMYGTTMFLVHTVPGLLRDPSLWSTVGALPDTRNLAGGMATSGAVTSWLRDLFGSDDYQQLLGLAEESGPGAGGLLMLPYFAGERTPITDPRARGVIAGLTLSHTRGDLYRAALEGTAYGVRHNIEAIEAAGGDIRRVVAVGGGTQGRLWTQIVSDVTGRAQEVRTTSVGASYGGALLAARLVSDARIDTWNPVQEVVAPRPEMTSRYDELYGLYRELYPASSHVVHALSDIQSR; encoded by the coding sequence ATGCCTCAGTCAGCAGTCATCGGTGTGGACATCGGAACGTCCAGCAGCAAGGGCGTTCTCGTCGGCCTCGACGGGGCCGTGTTGTACACGGCCGTCCGTGAACACGCCGTCGACCGCCCGGCTCCCGGACACGTCGAGATGCATGCGGACATCTGGTGGGACGAATTCGTCTCCCTCACCCGCGAGTTGACCGCCGCACGCGACGCGGACGTGGTCGCGGTCGGAGTCAGTGGCATGGGCCCCTGCGTGCTGCTGACCGACGAGAGCGACACACCTGTACGCCCCGCGATCCTGTACGGCGTGGACACCCGCTCCGTCCCCCAGATCGAGCGGCTCGAAAGAGAGCTGGGTGCCGACGAGATCGCCCACCGCTGCGGCTCGTGGCTCACCACCCAGGCCGTGGGCCCCAAGGTGGCGTGGATCGCCGAACAGGAAGCGGAGCTCTTCCGCCGCGCCCGCCGGCTCTACATGCCGAGCTCCTGGCTCGTACGCAAACTCACCGGCGCCTACGTCCTCGACCACCACTCGGCCAGTCAGAGCACCCCGCTCTACGACACCCTGGCCCGCGACTGGTACACCCCGTGGACCGACCGGATCGCCCCCGGCATCGAACTTCCCGGACTGCGCTGGTCCGGCGAGGCGGCGGGCACGGTGACCGCCGAGGCCGCACACCTGACCGGGCTGCCGACCGGCATCCCGGTCACCACGGGGACCATCGACGCCTGGGCCGAGGCGCTGAGCGTCGGCGCGCACGGGATCGGCGACCTCATGCTCATGTACGGCACGACGATGTTCCTCGTCCACACCGTGCCGGGACTGCTGCGCGACCCGTCGCTGTGGAGCACCGTCGGGGCTCTCCCCGACACCCGCAACCTCGCCGGCGGAATGGCAACGTCCGGCGCCGTCACCAGCTGGCTCCGCGACCTGTTCGGCAGCGACGACTACCAGCAACTGCTGGGCCTGGCCGAGGAGTCGGGCCCCGGCGCGGGCGGCCTGCTGATGCTTCCCTACTTCGCCGGGGAACGCACCCCGATCACCGACCCGCGGGCGCGCGGCGTCATCGCAGGCCTCACGCTCTCCCACACGCGGGGAGACCTGTACCGGGCTGCCCTCGAAGGCACGGCGTACGGAGTGCGGCACAACATCGAGGCCATCGAAGCGGCCGGCGGTGACATCCGCCGCGTCGTCGCCGTCGGCGGCGGCACCCAGGGGCGCCTGTGGACCCAGATCGTCTCGGACGTCACCGGCCGGGCCCAAGAGGTACGCACGACCTCCGTCGGGGCCTCGTACGGAGGGGCACTCCTCGCCGCCCGACTCGTGAGCGACGCCCGCATCGACACCTGGAACCCGGTCCAGGAAGTGGTCGCCCCGCGCCCGGAGATGACCTCCCGCTACGACGAGCTGTACGGCCTGTACCGCGAGCTCTATCCGGCGTCCTCCCATGTCGTCCACGCGCTGTCCGACATCCAGTCCCGCTGA
- a CDS encoding purine-cytosine permease family protein: protein MSDSPALTEVEQYGVERIPDSDRSAKPLDLFRVAFGGANTFATCVLGAFPILFGLSFWQGLAATVLGLVAGALILAPLAVFGPRNGTNNAVSSSAHLGVHGRIVGSFLSLLTAVAFFSISVWSSGDALVGGAHRLMGVPQNDGVFALAYGVFALLVLTVCVYGFRFMLFVNKIAVVAASTLFVLGFFAFAGDFDPGYQGSFSSSSAAGFWPAFIGSALIVLSNPVSFGAFLGDWARYIPAQASSRRVVTAAFASQIATILPFFFGLATASIIAEKAAKYMDPSASNYVGGLLAIAPGWYFLPVCLLALIGGMSTGTTSLYGTGLDFSSVFTRFSRVQATLFVGVLSIGFIFVGRFAANLSQSISTFATLIITCTAPWMVIMMLGWLTRRGWYDPDSLQVFNRRQKGGRYWFTHGWNWRGMGAWLTSAVLALMFVNLPGQFVGPLGDLAGGVDLSLLVGLGVAALLYLALLWLFPEPREVYGPQGPRLVRASDTPVPPISDDVPAPVTAGKA from the coding sequence ATGAGTGATTCCCCGGCTCTGACGGAGGTGGAGCAGTACGGCGTCGAACGCATCCCTGACTCGGACCGCTCCGCCAAGCCCCTGGACCTGTTCCGGGTCGCGTTCGGTGGTGCCAACACCTTCGCCACCTGCGTGCTGGGCGCCTTCCCCATCCTGTTCGGCCTGTCGTTCTGGCAGGGCCTCGCGGCGACCGTCCTCGGCCTCGTGGCCGGTGCGCTGATCCTGGCGCCCCTCGCGGTGTTCGGCCCGCGCAACGGCACCAACAACGCCGTGTCGTCCTCGGCCCACCTGGGCGTGCACGGCCGGATCGTCGGCTCGTTCCTCTCGCTGCTCACCGCCGTCGCGTTCTTCTCGATCTCCGTGTGGTCCTCCGGCGACGCCCTGGTCGGCGGCGCGCACCGGCTGATGGGCGTGCCGCAGAACGACGGTGTGTTCGCGCTGGCGTACGGGGTGTTCGCGCTGCTCGTGCTGACGGTGTGCGTGTACGGCTTCCGGTTCATGCTGTTCGTGAACAAGATCGCCGTGGTGGCGGCGTCGACGCTGTTCGTCCTCGGCTTCTTCGCCTTCGCCGGGGACTTCGACCCGGGCTACCAGGGGTCGTTCTCGTCCTCCTCGGCCGCCGGATTCTGGCCCGCATTCATCGGCTCCGCCCTGATCGTGCTGTCCAACCCGGTGTCGTTCGGCGCCTTCCTCGGCGACTGGGCCCGCTACATCCCGGCACAGGCCTCGAGCCGCCGGGTCGTCACGGCCGCGTTCGCGTCGCAGATCGCGACCATCCTGCCCTTCTTCTTCGGGCTCGCCACCGCCTCGATCATCGCGGAGAAGGCGGCCAAGTACATGGACCCGAGCGCCTCGAACTACGTCGGAGGGCTCCTCGCGATCGCGCCCGGCTGGTACTTCCTGCCCGTGTGCCTGCTCGCGCTGATCGGCGGCATGTCCACCGGCACCACCTCGCTCTACGGCACGGGTCTCGACTTCTCCAGCGTGTTCACGCGGTTCAGCCGTGTGCAGGCGACGCTGTTCGTCGGCGTGCTGTCGATCGGATTCATCTTCGTCGGGCGCTTCGCGGCCAACCTGTCCCAGTCCATCTCGACGTTCGCGACGCTGATCATCACGTGCACCGCCCCGTGGATGGTGATCATGATGCTCGGCTGGCTGACCCGCCGGGGCTGGTACGACCCCGATTCGCTCCAGGTCTTCAACCGGCGCCAAAAGGGCGGCCGTTACTGGTTCACCCACGGCTGGAACTGGCGCGGCATGGGCGCGTGGCTGACCTCCGCGGTCCTCGCCCTGATGTTCGTGAACCTGCCCGGCCAGTTCGTCGGCCCCCTCGGCGACCTGGCCGGCGGCGTGGACCTCTCGCTCCTGGTGGGCCTCGGCGTCGCCGCCCTCCTCTATTTGGCCCTGCTGTGGCTCTTCCCCGAGCCGCGCGAGGTCTACGGGCCCCAGGGGCCGCGCCTGGTCCGCGCCTCGGACACGCCCGTCCCGCCGATCAGCGACGACGTGCCCGCGCCCGTCACCGCGGGAAAGGCGTGA
- a CDS encoding cyclase family protein, producing the protein MRLVDLSVELATGMPVYPGDPRVTLTPALSVAADGVNVLHLDMGSQSGTHVDAPFHIDDSLPTLDQLPLDRFVGEAVVVDARGAQPRSPLGPDLFEGRIRAGAIVLVATGWSAHWGTDEYLSHPYLTREAAELLVAAGVRTVGIDALSVDPTSADEFPAHRILCGAHAVIAENLTGLGPLVDAQSAGEPIEVSLLPLKLPAADGAPVRAVARIG; encoded by the coding sequence ATGCGCCTCGTGGACCTCTCCGTCGAGCTCGCGACCGGCATGCCGGTCTACCCCGGCGACCCGCGCGTCACCCTCACCCCCGCCCTGAGCGTCGCGGCGGACGGCGTGAACGTCCTGCACCTGGACATGGGGTCCCAGTCCGGTACGCACGTCGACGCCCCGTTCCACATCGACGACTCGCTGCCCACCCTCGACCAGCTCCCGCTGGACCGTTTCGTGGGAGAGGCCGTGGTCGTCGACGCCCGCGGCGCGCAGCCGCGTTCACCGCTCGGGCCGGACCTCTTCGAGGGCCGGATCCGGGCCGGGGCGATCGTCCTCGTCGCCACCGGCTGGTCGGCGCACTGGGGCACCGACGAGTACCTCTCCCACCCCTACCTGACCCGCGAGGCGGCCGAACTCCTGGTCGCCGCCGGAGTGCGTACGGTCGGCATCGACGCGCTGAGCGTGGATCCCACCTCGGCCGACGAGTTCCCCGCCCACCGGATCCTGTGCGGGGCGCACGCCGTGATCGCCGAGAACCTGACCGGACTCGGCCCCCTGGTCGACGCACAGTCGGCGGGCGAGCCCATCGAGGTCTCGCTGCTGCCGCTGAAACTGCCCGCCGCCGACGGCGCACCCGTACGCGCCGTCGCCCGCATCGGCTGA
- a CDS encoding YybH family protein, with protein sequence MTDEVLKAADALVSAFGEGRLDDYFDAFTPDATFVFHTTSERVASTADYRALWNRWVAEDGFRIVRCTSADQLVQSFGDTAVFSHRVETTVATTAGEETLRERETIVFARQDSGRWLAVHEHLSPAPEA encoded by the coding sequence ATGACCGACGAGGTCCTGAAGGCCGCCGACGCCCTGGTGTCCGCGTTCGGCGAAGGCCGCCTCGACGACTACTTCGACGCGTTCACGCCGGACGCGACGTTCGTCTTCCACACCACGTCCGAACGCGTGGCGTCCACCGCCGACTACCGAGCCCTGTGGAACCGCTGGGTCGCCGAGGACGGATTCCGGATCGTGCGCTGCACGTCGGCCGACCAGCTGGTGCAGTCCTTCGGTGACACCGCCGTCTTCAGCCACCGGGTCGAGACGACGGTGGCCACGACGGCCGGCGAGGAGACGCTCCGCGAACGCGAGACGATCGTGTTCGCCCGCCAGGACTCCGGCCGCTGGCTCGCCGTCCATGAGCATCTCTCACCGGCGCCCGAGGCCTGA
- a CDS encoding response regulator transcription factor — protein MTIRVLLADDQALLRGTFKMLFDSADDMETVGEAANGREAVDLCEALHPDVVLMDIRMPEMDGLDATRLISESEDLAGVKVLILTTFEDDEHVAEALRAGASGFLGKGVRPDVLLEAVRTVAAGEALLSPVATRALISRFLAQPELYPTVVQERLEYLTPRERDVMCLVALGLSNEEIAERLFVSPLTAKTHVNRAMTKLAARDRAQLVVMAYQCGLVSPAVEPAGPQA, from the coding sequence GTGACGATCCGTGTTCTTCTCGCCGATGATCAGGCTCTGCTCCGGGGCACCTTCAAGATGCTGTTCGATTCCGCGGACGACATGGAGACCGTGGGGGAGGCCGCCAACGGCAGGGAGGCCGTGGACCTCTGCGAGGCCCTGCATCCCGACGTCGTCCTGATGGACATCCGGATGCCCGAGATGGACGGCCTCGACGCAACGCGCCTGATCAGCGAGTCCGAGGACCTCGCCGGGGTGAAGGTCCTGATCCTCACCACCTTCGAGGACGACGAGCACGTCGCCGAGGCTCTGCGGGCGGGAGCGAGCGGATTTCTCGGCAAAGGAGTACGTCCGGACGTCCTGCTCGAAGCCGTCCGCACGGTGGCCGCCGGTGAGGCGCTGCTCTCCCCCGTGGCGACCCGCGCGCTGATCTCCCGCTTTCTGGCGCAGCCCGAGCTGTACCCGACCGTCGTGCAGGAGCGCCTGGAGTACCTGACGCCGCGGGAACGCGATGTCATGTGCCTGGTGGCGCTGGGCCTGTCGAACGAAGAAATTGCCGAACGTTTGTTCGTAAGTCCGCTGACGGCCAAGACGCACGTCAACCGGGCCATGACCAAGCTGGCGGCACGCGACCGGGCCCAGCTCGTGGTCATGGCCTACCAGTGCGGCCTGGTCAGCCCGGCGGTGGAGCCGGCCGGCCCACAGGCCTGA
- a CDS encoding PucR family transcriptional regulator, whose translation MAEHNEHRVDGVDRQRVTVADLLSYPALQLRLVAGAAGLTRSVSWAHVSELDDPTPWLLGAEMIMTTGLAMPRSAAGQRAYLERLDDAGVAALAVSAQLHMPPLRQAFHAAAEERGMPVLEVPLAVPFIAVAQEVAAAVQEDARHRLGAQLQVFGALRWLTSENLDTAELFSRLENLSGYAIYLCTRQGRPLLPGVPAPDPSLLPRSADAPPTIPGGFALPVPSPGGPAGFLIAMAHDGARPAGLAVVQHIATVAALQLAMVRTERETLRREGTEILAELLQDALDPAVAKRHLLRHSIKGEAALAVVRGVTQQAVLEALHDEPCLLLNRGDDRYLFGSPRLGDTIAALPGVTAGMSRPVRPGASLRVAQREALWAASHAAASGRPLVRYSDDATGRWLPDDPAALSALVDHVLGDALRYDSSHGSRLLPSVRTWMERDRRTDEAATALHIHPNTLSYRLRRFSELTGRDLSATASFAEVWLAIRAAGQLGLLD comes from the coding sequence GTGGCCGAGCACAATGAACACCGCGTCGACGGGGTGGACCGCCAGCGGGTGACCGTCGCGGACCTGCTGTCCTACCCCGCGTTGCAGTTGCGCCTGGTCGCGGGCGCGGCGGGCCTGACCCGCTCGGTGTCGTGGGCGCATGTCAGCGAGCTGGACGACCCCACGCCCTGGCTCCTGGGCGCCGAAATGATCATGACGACGGGTCTCGCGATGCCGCGCTCGGCCGCCGGACAGCGGGCCTATCTGGAACGGCTCGACGACGCCGGGGTGGCCGCCCTGGCCGTCTCCGCCCAGCTGCACATGCCTCCCCTGCGCCAGGCGTTCCACGCCGCGGCCGAGGAGCGCGGCATGCCGGTCCTGGAAGTACCGCTCGCCGTTCCCTTTATCGCGGTCGCGCAGGAAGTGGCCGCCGCGGTCCAGGAGGACGCCCGCCACCGGCTCGGCGCCCAGCTCCAGGTCTTCGGCGCCCTGCGCTGGCTCACCTCGGAGAACCTGGACACGGCCGAACTCTTCAGCCGCCTGGAGAACCTCTCCGGCTACGCCATCTACCTGTGCACCCGGCAGGGCCGGCCCCTGCTGCCCGGCGTGCCCGCGCCGGACCCGTCCCTGCTGCCCCGCTCGGCGGACGCCCCGCCGACGATCCCCGGCGGCTTCGCGCTCCCCGTGCCCTCGCCCGGCGGACCCGCCGGGTTCCTCATCGCCATGGCCCACGACGGCGCTCGCCCGGCGGGCCTCGCCGTCGTGCAGCACATCGCCACCGTGGCCGCGCTCCAGCTCGCCATGGTCCGCACCGAACGCGAGACGTTGCGCCGTGAAGGGACCGAGATCCTGGCGGAGCTGCTGCAGGACGCGCTCGATCCGGCGGTCGCGAAGCGCCATCTGCTGCGTCACTCCATCAAGGGCGAGGCCGCCCTGGCGGTGGTCAGGGGCGTGACGCAGCAGGCCGTGCTGGAAGCCCTCCACGACGAGCCCTGCCTGCTCCTCAACCGGGGCGACGACCGCTACCTCTTCGGCTCACCCCGCCTCGGTGACACGATCGCCGCGCTCCCGGGGGTGACGGCCGGCATGAGCCGCCCCGTCCGGCCCGGCGCCTCGCTGCGGGTCGCCCAGCGAGAAGCCCTGTGGGCCGCCTCCCACGCAGCGGCGTCCGGCCGCCCCCTCGTCCGCTACTCCGACGACGCCACCGGCCGCTGGCTGCCCGACGACCCCGCCGCGCTGAGTGCGCTCGTCGACCACGTGCTGGGCGACGCGCTGCGCTACGACAGCAGTCACGGTTCCCGGCTGCTCCCGTCGGTGCGTACCTGGATGGAACGCGACCGGCGCACCGACGAGGCCGCGACCGCGCTCCACATCCACCCGAACACGCTCTCCTATCGCCTCCGCCGCTTCAGCGAGCTGACGGGCCGGGATCTGTCGGCCACAGCTTCCTTCGCGGAGGTGTGGCTCGCGATCCGCGCGGCCGGACAGCTGGGGCTTCTGGACTGA
- a CDS encoding zf-HC2 domain-containing protein yields the protein MFSTLECLTVRERLADYTLAALAEEEARAVTTHLASCSACRDEHYCLAAVAAHLVPLRKALADEPHRRELGRRRPARTRNLTLAHWANCKVLAATG from the coding sequence ATGTTCAGCACCCTGGAATGCCTCACCGTCCGTGAACGACTGGCCGACTACACGCTCGCCGCACTCGCCGAGGAAGAGGCGCGTGCCGTCACCACCCACTTGGCGAGCTGTTCCGCCTGCCGGGACGAGCACTACTGCCTGGCGGCCGTAGCGGCTCACCTGGTTCCTCTGCGGAAGGCGCTGGCGGACGAGCCCCACCGCCGTGAGCTCGGCCGGCGCCGCCCGGCCCGGACACGGAACCTCACGCTCGCACACTGGGCGAACTGCAAGGTGCTGGCAGCAACGGGCTGA
- a CDS encoding carbohydrate ABC transporter permease, which produces MITSSFKTRARVTDGKLLPTDLTWSHFAYVFTEVPFVRWLFNSFITAAVVTAVALLFRSMAAYALAWLRFPGRDGIFVVIFSTLLITAPVILIPLFVVVRTLGMPDSYAALIVPPLFSAFGIFLLRQFYLGIPKELEEAAIVDGCGYWRVYWNIILPLSRPILSALSVFLFLANWNAFAWPLVATNGADLTVIQVGIASFSTQYGANWNHVLAAAVVAVIPMLALFLVFQRQMVESIKTSCLK; this is translated from the coding sequence ATGATCACCTCATCCTTCAAGACCCGCGCCAGGGTCACCGACGGCAAGCTCCTCCCCACGGACCTCACCTGGTCCCACTTCGCCTACGTCTTCACCGAAGTACCCTTCGTCCGCTGGCTGTTCAACAGCTTCATCACCGCCGCGGTGGTCACGGCCGTGGCGCTCCTCTTCCGCTCGATGGCCGCCTACGCGCTCGCCTGGCTCAGGTTTCCCGGGCGGGACGGTATCTTCGTGGTCATCTTCTCGACACTGCTGATCACCGCACCGGTCATCCTGATCCCGCTGTTCGTCGTCGTCCGAACGCTGGGGATGCCCGACAGCTACGCGGCCCTGATCGTCCCGCCGCTCTTCAGCGCCTTCGGGATCTTCCTGCTCCGCCAGTTCTACCTCGGCATACCGAAGGAACTGGAGGAGGCGGCGATCGTGGACGGCTGCGGGTACTGGCGGGTGTACTGGAACATCATCCTGCCGCTGTCCCGGCCGATCCTCTCGGCGCTGTCGGTGTTCTTGTTCCTCGCGAACTGGAACGCCTTCGCCTGGCCACTGGTCGCCACCAACGGCGCGGACCTGACGGTCATTCAGGTCGGGATCGCGTCCTTCAGCACCCAGTACGGCGCGAACTGGAACCATGTCCTGGCCGCCGCCGTGGTCGCCGTGATACCCATGCTCGCCCTCTTCCTCGTCTTCCAGCGCCAGATGGTCGAGTCCATCAAGACCTCCTGCCTGAAGTGA
- a CDS encoding sensor histidine kinase: MAVMTVKRPGAQARPRVKDILLAALLFVLSMVAVSIVHEEHRIAVRWQAVVLVGTSCFALVWRRRHPFGVLGVAVGCGVILQALGFREGPLGTSSVILSVYTVAACTDRRTTWTTAGLTAAVLVGAAIANDPRAWLSPDNAAMLAWTALPAAVGDGVRSRRAYVAAVEERAEHAERTREQEARQRVAAERMRIARELHDVVTHHIALINAQAGVAVHLVEQRPEHVLTALEGIRDVSQSALDELRVTVSLLRQPDETAAPRDPAPGMSQVPDLLASFERAGLAVKQTLSGDPKPLAPTADLAAYRIIQEALTNVRKHSGVEQARLDLSYRPNWLTINVEDDGPSRPTRSDSGSGHGLIGMRERAGTVGGRVQAGPRAEGGFTVTAELPLLSGTAEDPASADADEPATKGTTEEGRA; encoded by the coding sequence ATGGCAGTGATGACCGTTAAACGTCCGGGAGCGCAGGCTCGGCCTCGCGTCAAGGACATCCTGCTGGCTGCGTTGCTCTTTGTGCTGTCGATGGTGGCGGTCTCGATCGTTCACGAGGAGCACCGGATCGCCGTCCGGTGGCAGGCCGTGGTGCTCGTCGGGACCAGCTGCTTCGCGCTGGTGTGGCGTCGCCGCCACCCCTTCGGCGTACTCGGCGTGGCCGTCGGCTGCGGAGTGATTCTTCAGGCGCTCGGGTTCCGGGAAGGTCCACTGGGGACGAGCTCGGTCATCCTGTCCGTCTACACCGTCGCCGCGTGCACCGACCGGCGTACCACCTGGACGACAGCGGGCCTGACGGCCGCGGTGCTGGTGGGAGCGGCCATAGCGAATGACCCACGGGCATGGCTCTCCCCGGACAACGCGGCGATGCTGGCATGGACGGCTCTGCCCGCGGCGGTCGGGGACGGCGTGCGATCCCGCAGAGCCTATGTGGCGGCCGTGGAGGAGCGGGCGGAGCACGCGGAACGCACCCGCGAGCAGGAAGCCCGTCAGCGGGTGGCGGCAGAACGGATGCGGATCGCACGTGAGTTGCACGACGTCGTGACCCACCACATCGCCCTGATCAACGCCCAGGCGGGCGTCGCCGTCCATCTTGTGGAGCAGCGGCCCGAACACGTACTCACCGCGCTGGAGGGCATCCGCGACGTGAGCCAGTCCGCGCTCGACGAGCTGCGGGTGACCGTGAGCCTGCTGCGGCAGCCGGACGAGACGGCTGCACCGCGCGATCCGGCGCCCGGCATGAGTCAGGTACCCGACCTTCTGGCGTCCTTCGAACGTGCTGGGCTCGCCGTCAAACAGACGCTGAGCGGCGACCCCAAACCGCTGGCACCGACGGCCGACCTGGCGGCGTACCGCATCATCCAGGAGGCCCTGACCAATGTGCGCAAGCACTCGGGTGTGGAACAGGCACGACTGGATCTGTCCTACCGCCCGAACTGGCTGACGATCAACGTGGAGGATGACGGCCCGTCGCGGCCCACCCGCTCCGACTCGGGAAGCGGCCACGGGCTGATCGGGATGCGCGAACGCGCCGGCACAGTCGGGGGCAGGGTGCAGGCGGGACCGCGCGCGGAAGGCGGTTTCACCGTGACCGCCGAGCTGCCGCTGCTTTCCGGCACCGCGGAGGACCCGGCATCGGCAGATGCCGATGAGCCGGCCACGAAGGGCACCACCGAGGAAGGACGAGCGTGA
- a CDS encoding spore-associated protein: MRFSRPVLTGAALAALAIGGTTALAGPASAAPNTTPQKVCGSSYKTVNSAPIGKLGTVYLTYNASNGKNCVATIRTNPGTRLDMSAWIYVSDTDQGDQDYGQYTSYAGPIYVYGKAHCVDWGGNISNVYVQVTGSNCAALREHRVTTTR; the protein is encoded by the coding sequence ATGCGATTCAGCCGACCTGTCCTGACTGGTGCCGCCCTGGCAGCCCTGGCGATCGGGGGCACGACCGCGCTGGCGGGGCCCGCCTCCGCCGCACCCAACACCACGCCGCAGAAGGTGTGCGGGAGCAGCTACAAGACCGTCAACTCGGCGCCCATCGGCAAGCTGGGCACGGTCTACCTCACGTACAACGCGTCGAACGGCAAGAACTGCGTCGCGACGATCCGCACCAACCCCGGCACCCGGCTCGACATGTCCGCCTGGATCTACGTCTCCGACACCGACCAGGGAGACCAGGACTACGGGCAGTACACGTCGTACGCCGGACCCATCTACGTCTACGGCAAGGCCCACTGCGTCGACTGGGGCGGCAACATCAGCAACGTGTACGTCCAGGTGACCGGGTCCAACTGTGCCGCGCTGCGGGAGCACCGGGTCACCACGACCCGCTGA
- a CDS encoding TetR/AcrR family transcriptional regulator encodes MTQTSATPSRRRAPAMDPERRRAAIVAAALPLVIEYGASVTTAKVARAAGIGEGTIFRVFDDKNALLAACMAEAARPDTTVAHLESISMDQPLADRLAEAADTMRGHMTRMGAVAGALAASGRLERPAPPEPEKDGRFPDREAGLAAPRAALAALFEPEQDSLRLAPERLADAFQMVLMAGGRTSAPDPLTTEELVDLFLNGAFASGPEAH; translated from the coding sequence ATGACGCAGACTTCAGCGACACCTTCGCGGCGCCGGGCGCCTGCCATGGACCCCGAGCGGCGGCGCGCGGCGATCGTCGCCGCGGCCCTTCCCCTCGTCATCGAGTACGGCGCCTCCGTGACCACGGCCAAGGTCGCTCGCGCCGCCGGCATCGGCGAGGGCACGATCTTCCGGGTCTTCGACGACAAGAACGCCCTGCTGGCCGCCTGCATGGCCGAGGCGGCCCGCCCCGACACCACCGTGGCGCACCTGGAATCGATCTCCATGGACCAGCCCCTCGCGGACCGGCTCGCCGAGGCGGCCGACACCATGCGCGGCCACATGACCCGCATGGGCGCCGTGGCCGGCGCGCTCGCCGCGTCCGGCCGCCTGGAGCGTCCCGCGCCCCCCGAGCCGGAAAAGGACGGGCGCTTCCCGGACCGCGAGGCCGGTCTCGCCGCCCCTCGCGCCGCTCTGGCCGCCCTGTTCGAGCCCGAGCAGGACAGTCTGCGGCTGGCGCCGGAACGCCTCGCGGACGCCTTCCAGATGGTGCTCATGGCGGGAGGCCGAACGAGCGCCCCCGACCCGCTGACGACCGAGGAGCTGGTGGACCTCTTTCTGAACGGCGCGTTCGCCTCCGGCCCGGAGGCCCACTAG